In Flavobacterium sp. N1736, the following are encoded in one genomic region:
- the hemN gene encoding oxygen-independent coproporphyrinogen III oxidase produces MKISLIQKYNVPGPRYTSYPTVPYWNEQNFSSEKWIESFQKAFSESNSQNGISLYIHLPFCESMCTFCGCNKRITKNHSVEETYIKALLKEWRLYCKLLPEKPFIKEIHLGGGTPTFFSTNNLEHLINGLFCYANKAENYEFSFEGHPNNTTYDQLKKLYDLGFRRVSFGVQDYAEKVQKAIHRIQPFHNVAKVTFWAKEIGYTSIGHDIIFGLPFQTIDDVVDTIEKTNSLRPDRLAFYSYAHVPWIKGNGQRGFNEENLPKDSEKRNLYETGKEMLFKNAYKEIGMDHFALQSDSLYKASQNKKLHRNFMGYSASKTQLMIGLGVSSISDSWYSFAQNTKNLEDYYQLLEWDKLPIVKGHILDSEDLIIRKHILNLTCEFETSWTNEVLYFKELENVKADLKEIEKDNLIVIEENKITITEAGKPFVRNICMAFDLHLKRKSPETSLFSMTV; encoded by the coding sequence ATGAAAATTTCACTAATTCAAAAATACAATGTTCCGGGACCGAGATATACAAGTTATCCAACTGTTCCGTATTGGAATGAACAGAATTTTAGTTCTGAAAAATGGATTGAATCTTTTCAAAAAGCATTTTCAGAAAGCAATTCCCAAAACGGAATCAGTCTTTACATTCACTTGCCTTTTTGCGAAAGTATGTGCACTTTTTGCGGATGCAACAAACGCATTACAAAAAACCATTCTGTAGAAGAAACGTATATTAAAGCTTTACTCAAGGAATGGCGCTTATATTGCAAATTACTTCCCGAAAAACCTTTTATAAAAGAAATACATTTAGGCGGAGGCACTCCAACATTTTTTTCGACAAACAATTTAGAGCATCTCATAAATGGCCTTTTTTGTTATGCCAATAAAGCAGAAAACTATGAATTTAGTTTTGAAGGACATCCAAATAATACCACTTATGATCAACTTAAAAAATTATATGATTTAGGCTTTCGTCGGGTAAGTTTTGGTGTTCAGGATTATGCCGAAAAAGTGCAAAAAGCAATTCATCGCATTCAGCCCTTTCATAATGTAGCCAAAGTAACTTTTTGGGCAAAAGAAATTGGATATACATCTATTGGTCACGATATTATATTCGGACTGCCATTTCAAACCATTGATGATGTTGTAGATACGATAGAAAAAACAAATTCTTTAAGACCGGATCGTTTAGCATTTTATAGTTATGCCCATGTGCCTTGGATAAAAGGAAATGGTCAGCGTGGTTTCAATGAAGAAAATCTTCCAAAAGATTCCGAAAAAAGAAATTTGTATGAAACCGGAAAGGAGATGTTGTTTAAAAACGCTTATAAAGAGATTGGAATGGATCACTTTGCGTTACAATCAGACAGTTTATATAAAGCGTCTCAAAACAAAAAACTTCATAGAAATTTTATGGGTTATAGTGCCTCAAAAACGCAGCTTATGATTGGTTTAGGGGTTTCATCTATTAGTGACAGCTGGTATAGTTTTGCTCAAAACACCAAAAACCTAGAAGACTATTATCAATTACTGGAATGGGATAAATTGCCAATTGTAAAAGGTCATATTCTGGATAGTGAGGATTTAATCATCCGAAAACATATTTTGAATCTAACATGTGAATTTGAAACTTCCTGGACTAATGAAGTTCTTTATTTTAAAGAGCTTGAAAATGTGAAAGCGGATTTAAAAGAAATTGAAAAAGATAATTTAATCGTTATTGAAGAAAATAAAATTACAATTACCGAAGCAGGAAAACCTTTTGTACGTAATATTTGTATGGCTTTTGATTTACATTTAAAAAGAAAATCTCCGGAAACCAGTTTGTTTTCAATGACGGTTTAA